A genomic segment from Aspergillus puulaauensis MK2 DNA, chromosome 1, nearly complete sequence encodes:
- a CDS encoding nucleobase:cation symporter-2 family protein (COG:P;~EggNog:ENOG410PFK4;~InterPro:IPR006042,IPR006043;~PFAM:PF00860;~TransMembrane:12 (i69-94o106-124i136-164o184-205i212-230o265-284i296-315o335-352i422-444o450-469i481-500o520-542i);~go_component: GO:0016020 - membrane [Evidence IEA];~go_function: GO:0022857 - transmembrane transporter activity [Evidence IEA];~go_process: GO:0055085 - transmembrane transport [Evidence IEA]), whose amino-acid sequence MDGPDQIGPDYRPKRTLADRGRRIVKTLTTREGLFGDYDYAFLFTPRIPFITKGHSTAPFFGLDDKVPVFLALLLGLQHSLAMLAGVIAPPLILGGSGGVGFVGAQYQYLVSTSLIVSGLLSAVQMARFHVHKTRYYIGTGLISVVGTSFATITVATGTFAQMYQTGYCPLDDNGNRLPCPKGYGALLGTSCLCALLEIGLSFLSPRVLRKVFPPLVTGPTVLLIGVHLIESGIKDWAGGSGACGENPAAQMLCPSPDAPRPLPWGSAEFIGLGFLVFVTIILCERFGSPIMKSCAVVIGLLVGCIVAGACGYFDQSGIDAAPVVSFIWVETFPLSLYPPLILPLLAVYIVIMMESIGDITATCDVSQVEVEGPSFDTRIQGGVLGNGLTCLIAGLATITPMSVFAQNNGVIALTKCANRKAGFCCCMFLVLMGIFTKFAAALIAIPKPVLGGMTTFLFSSVAISGVRIISTIPFTRRNRFILTASFAIGMAATLVPEWFKYFFTYSGDNHALQGLLDAVVLVMTNGFAVTAVLGLILNICLPEDPAEEAALLGLPSNNAGETTVTESPDSSTHFKTDPDPPAPNTKEGGDRGPGRV is encoded by the coding sequence ATGGATGGCCCTGATCAAATTGGCCCGGACTACCGTCCCAAGCGCACCCTGGCGGATCGTGGCCGCCGCATCGTCAAGACCTTGACCACCCGTGAGGGCCTCTTTGGCGACTATGACTACGCTTTCCTGTTCACGCCGCGCATCCCCTTCATCACCAAGGGCCACAGCACCGCCCCGTTCTTCGGCCTCGACGACAAGGTGCCCGTCTTTTTGGCCCTGCTGCTCGGCCTACAGCACTCCCTGGCCATGCTGGCGGGTGTGATTGCGCCGCCGCTCATCCTCGGTGGCAGCGGCGGCGTGGGCTTTGTCGGAGCCCAGTATCAGTATCTCGTCTCCACCTCGCTGATCGTCTCGGGTCTTCTGTCGGCGGTGCAGATGGCCCGCTTCCACGTCCACAAGACCCGCTACTACATCGGCACCGGACTCATCTCCGTCGTCGGCACCTCCTTTGCAACCATTACCGTCGCGACCGGCACCTTCGCCCAGATGTACCAGACCGGCTACTGTCCGCTGGATGACAACGGCAACCGCCTGCCCTGCCCAAAGGGCTACGGTGCGCTGCTGGGCACCTCCTGTCTCTGCGCGCTGCTCGAGATCGGCCTCTCCTTTTTAAGCCCGCGCGTGCTCCGCAAGGTGTTCCCGCCGCTGGTAACCGGCCCCACGGTGCTGCTCATCGGAGTACATCTCATCGAGAGCGGCATCAAAGACTGGGCCGGTGGCTCTGGCGCCTGCGGTGAGAACCCGGCGGCACAAATGCTCTGTCCCAGCCCCGACGCCCCGCGGCCCCTCCCCTGGGGCAGCGCTGAGTTCATCGGACTaggcttcctcgtcttcgtaaCGATTATCCTGTGTGAACGCTTCGGCTCACCTATCATGAAGTCGTGCGCCGTTGTTATCGGCTTACTGGTGGGCTGCATCGTCGCCGGCGCGTGCGGCTACTTCGACCAGTCCGGCATCGACGCCGCCCCTGTGGTCTCCTTTATCTGGGTGGAAACGTTCCCGCTCTCCCTCTATCCACCCCTTATCCTCCCCTTACTGGCCGTCTATATCGTTATCATGATGGAGTCCATCGGCGATATCACCGCCACCTGCGACGTGTCCCAGGTGGAGGTCGAGGGGCCCAGCTTCGACACGCGCATCCAGGGCGGCGTGCTGGGCAACGGACTAACCTGTCTGATTGCCGGTCTGGCCACCATCACGCCCATGTCTGTGTTTGCCCAGAATAACGGCGTCATCGCCCTGACCAAGTGTGCTAACCGCAAGGCcggtttctgctgctgcatgttTCTTGTCCTTATGGGTATCTTTACTAAGTTCGCCGCCGCCCTTATCGCCATCCCTAAGCCTGTTCTAGGCGGTATGActaccttcctcttctcctccgttGCTATCTCTGGCGTCCGCATTATCTCGACCATCCCCTTTACCCGTCGCAACCGCTTCATCCTCAccgcctccttcgccatcgGAATGGCCGCCACTCTCGTCCCGGAGTGGTTTAAGTACTTCTTCACCTACAGCGGGGACAACCACGCCCTGCAGGGTCTGCTCGAcgccgtcgtcctcgtcatgaCCAACGGTTTCGCCGTCACCGCCGTGCTGGGCCTGATCCTCAACATATGTCTACCGGAAGACCCAGCCGAGGAGGCCGCCCTGCTGGGCTTGCCGTCGAATAACGCCGGCGAGACCACCGTCACTGAGAGCCCGGATTCCTCCACCCATTTCAAGACGGATCCGGATCCCCCGGCGCCCAACACCAAGGAAGGGGGTGATCGCGGCCCCGGGCGTGTATAA
- a CDS encoding uncharacterized protein (TransMembrane:1 (o20-42i)) gives MEASTEDGEDSRLSLSREYYTISIAVVVSTTKFIVTVGTLQFSNTAKSRHQMNPLKQDRCPVFLVFWDASRGELRSWPITFGKPQQGGRQ, from the coding sequence ATGGAGGCCTCAAcggaggacggagaggaTAGTCGATTGAGCTTATCCCGAGAGTACTAtaccatctccatcgctgTCGTCGTCAGTACGACCAAGTTCATCGTCACCGTCGGGACTCTCCAGTTCTCCAACACCGCCAAGTCTCGCCACCAGATGAATCCTCTCAAACAAGACCGCTGCCCCGTATTCTTGGTCTTTTGGGATGCTTCTCGTGGCGAGCTCCGATCGTGGCCGATCACGTTTGGAAAGCCACAGCAGGGCGGTCGCCAATGA